The following proteins come from a genomic window of Chloracidobacterium sp.:
- the atpD gene encoding F0F1 ATP synthase subunit beta, giving the protein MANNGDVKVGKVVQIIGPVVDVEFQDYLPSIHQALRITSEGFDVETAVDVVAEVQQHLGEGRVRAISMLPTDGMIRGMKVIDLGGPITVPVGGATLGRVMNVIGDPVDELGAVESDTRYPIHRHAPAFDEQATELEMFETGIKVIDLVQPFLRGGKIGLFGGAGVGKTVLIMELINNVAKGREGFSVFAGVGERTREGNDLLREMVESKVITYGDAFTHNFEETGAFDLSKVDMEAIKGSKVSLVYGQMTEPPGARLRVALSGLTVAEYFRDQGNDVLFFVDNIFRFTQAGSEVSALLGRMPSAVGYQPNLATEMGEMQERITSTKTGAITSIQAVYVPADDYTDPAPATTFAHLDAVTALSRQIVELGIYPAVDPLASNSRILDPQIVGDEHYNTAQEVKRILQRYKDLQDIIAILGLDELSEDDKLTVARARKIQRFFSQPFTVGEQFTGLKGEYVKVEDTIKGFREILEGKCDDMPEQSFYMVGTIEQARDKAKKMAAAA; this is encoded by the coding sequence ATGGCTAATAATGGAGACGTAAAGGTCGGTAAGGTTGTCCAGATCATCGGCCCGGTCGTCGACGTCGAATTTCAGGATTATCTTCCTTCAATTCATCAGGCACTTCGCATCACATCAGAAGGTTTCGATGTCGAGACCGCGGTCGACGTTGTTGCCGAGGTTCAGCAGCATCTTGGCGAAGGCCGTGTACGAGCGATCTCGATGCTGCCGACCGATGGTATGATCCGCGGAATGAAGGTCATCGACCTCGGCGGACCGATAACGGTTCCGGTTGGCGGGGCGACCCTGGGCCGCGTCATGAACGTCATCGGAGATCCGGTAGATGAGCTCGGAGCAGTCGAATCGGATACGCGTTACCCGATCCACCGTCATGCACCTGCGTTCGACGAACAGGCCACCGAGCTGGAAATGTTCGAGACCGGCATTAAGGTCATCGACCTCGTTCAGCCTTTTTTGCGTGGCGGTAAGATCGGCCTTTTCGGCGGAGCGGGCGTCGGAAAGACCGTACTGATCATGGAGTTGATCAACAACGTCGCGAAGGGCCGCGAAGGATTCTCGGTTTTTGCCGGAGTCGGTGAGCGTACCCGTGAAGGGAACGACCTGCTTCGAGAAATGGTCGAATCAAAGGTCATTACCTACGGCGACGCCTTTACACATAACTTTGAGGAGACCGGTGCATTCGATCTGAGTAAGGTAGACATGGAAGCGATCAAGGGCTCGAAAGTGTCGCTCGTCTACGGACAAATGACCGAGCCTCCGGGAGCACGTCTCCGCGTTGCGTTGAGCGGGTTGACGGTCGCAGAATATTTCCGCGATCAGGGCAACGACGTGCTTTTCTTTGTCGACAACATTTTCCGCTTCACACAGGCGGGTTCCGAGGTGTCGGCACTTCTCGGACGTATGCCTTCAGCAGTCGGATATCAGCCAAACCTTGCAACCGAAATGGGCGAGATGCAGGAACGCATCACCTCGACCAAGACCGGTGCTATCACGTCGATCCAGGCCGTTTACGTTCCGGCAGACGACTACACTGATCCGGCACCGGCGACGACCTTTGCCCACCTCGATGCCGTTACAGCACTTTCGCGTCAGATCGTTGAGCTGGGAATCTATCCGGCGGTCGATCCGCTTGCTTCGAACTCTCGAATCCTCGATCCGCAGATCGTTGGCGACGAGCACTACAATACGGCTCAGGAAGTCAAGCGTATCTTGCAGCGATACAAAGACCTACAGGACATCATCGCGATCCTGGGCCTCGATGAGCTTTCGGAAGATGACAAGCTGACCGTCGCCCGGGCACGCAAGATACAGCGTTTCTTCTCGCAGCCGTTCACGGTTGGCGAACAGTTCACAGGACTGAAGGGTGAATACGTTAAGGTCGAGGATACCATCAAAGGGTTCCGCGAGATCCTCGAAGGAAAGTGTGACGATATGCCGGAACAGTCGTTCTACATGGTCGGTACCATCGAACAGGCTCGTGATAAGGCCAAGAAGATGGCTGCTGCGGCATAA
- the ybeY gene encoding rRNA maturation RNase YbeY, whose protein sequence is MIDVINLQRKVKIQASHFRDFVHSLPASVNEAEGSTFSVAFVSDRRMTELNRLFRGKDSTTDVLSFPHEADEFETHEQHFLGDIVISAEQAAKQANENGLSLELEIKQLMLHGVLHLCGYDHEADGGEMNARELELRDALGIS, encoded by the coding sequence ATGATCGACGTCATAAATTTACAGAGAAAAGTAAAGATCCAGGCCTCGCATTTTCGTGATTTTGTCCATTCGCTGCCCGCCTCTGTTAACGAAGCCGAAGGCAGCACGTTTTCGGTGGCTTTCGTTTCAGACCGACGAATGACCGAGCTGAACCGGTTGTTTCGCGGAAAGGATTCGACCACTGACGTCCTCTCTTTCCCCCATGAGGCTGATGAATTCGAAACGCACGAGCAGCATTTTCTTGGTGACATCGTTATTTCCGCCGAACAGGCCGCGAAGCAGGCAAACGAGAATGGGCTTTCGCTCGAGCTTGAGATAAAGCAGCTTATGCTGCACGGCGTGCTGCATCTGTGCGGCTACGATCACGAAGCGGACGGCGGCGAAATGAACGCCCGCGAACTTGAGCTACGTGACGCGCTGGGCATTTCATAA
- a CDS encoding HlyC/CorC family transporter translates to MEIEIAVGLAILIALVFVATVDMAFSNLSDLGLRRLSAESEETARPASAAFLREILENRNRFKFVLSSTIQTLLISFTVLVSIGILEFTQDVTRVLIFGLLIALASTVIFRQLIPRLLIRTNNERKLLFLLPALRPLYAVVAYLSTPFAVLFKPKEVQKIDSSVSPDGVDDKSEDAADDFQALMEVGEAEGIIEEKDRELIESMVEFSLTRAGEIMTPRTEIVAIAVGSTIRAARDLIIDQKYSRLPVYRDSIDNIEGVIYVRDLLQAWALAKEDQLIDDILRPAYFVPETKSASDLLKSMQVEHVQIAIVIDEYGGVAGIVSLEDIVEEIVGEIEDEDIEEEEIVEIIESEDGYWDVLGSTEIDKIERLFEIELENDEFTTIAGMVTSEAGYIPRTGEKLEAHGIAIEVLDADEKRIHRLRLTRIQNDEMIEKTDAAQDE, encoded by the coding sequence ATGGAGATCGAAATAGCCGTTGGTCTTGCGATCCTGATCGCTTTGGTTTTTGTAGCGACGGTCGACATGGCCTTTTCAAACCTTTCTGATCTCGGATTACGAAGGCTTTCGGCCGAATCCGAAGAGACCGCCCGGCCCGCCTCGGCCGCATTTCTTCGTGAGATACTCGAGAATCGAAATCGATTCAAATTCGTACTTTCATCGACCATTCAAACGCTGCTTATCTCATTTACGGTCTTGGTGAGTATCGGGATCCTGGAATTCACGCAGGACGTCACTCGCGTTCTGATCTTCGGTCTGCTGATCGCTCTTGCTTCAACGGTAATATTCCGACAGTTGATACCTCGTTTGCTGATACGCACGAATAACGAAAGAAAGCTTTTGTTTCTTCTACCGGCGTTGCGGCCTCTGTACGCTGTCGTTGCGTATCTGTCGACGCCGTTCGCCGTTCTTTTCAAGCCAAAGGAGGTCCAGAAGATCGATTCGTCGGTCTCGCCCGATGGTGTCGACGATAAATCCGAAGACGCTGCGGACGATTTTCAGGCCTTGATGGAGGTCGGTGAAGCTGAGGGCATAATCGAAGAGAAAGATCGCGAACTGATCGAATCGATGGTCGAATTCAGTTTAACTCGAGCGGGCGAGATCATGACTCCGCGGACAGAGATAGTTGCGATCGCTGTGGGTTCGACCATAAGGGCTGCGCGCGATCTGATAATTGACCAGAAATACTCCCGTTTGCCGGTATACAGAGACTCGATCGACAACATCGAAGGCGTGATCTACGTACGCGACCTGCTGCAAGCATGGGCACTTGCAAAGGAAGATCAGCTGATCGACGACATCCTGCGGCCCGCGTACTTTGTCCCTGAAACGAAATCAGCATCGGATCTGCTCAAGAGTATGCAGGTCGAACACGTTCAGATCGCGATCGTCATTGATGAATACGGAGGCGTTGCGGGAATCGTCAGTCTTGAGGATATTGTCGAAGAGATCGTCGGCGAGATCGAAGACGAAGATATTGAGGAGGAAGAGATAGTTGAAATAATCGAAAGCGAAGATGGCTATTGGGACGTCCTTGGCTCGACCGAGATCGACAAGATCGAAAGGCTGTTCGAGATCGAACTCGAAAACGACGAATTTACTACCATCGCCGGAATGGTCACAAGCGAGGCAGGTTATATTCCTCGAACCGGCGAGAAACTCGAAGCTCACGGAATAGCGATCGAGGTGCTAGATGCCGACGAAAAAAGAATTCACCGATTGCGGCTCACGCGTATTCAAAACGACGAAATGATCGAAAAGACCGACGCAGCACAGGATGAATGA
- the zwf gene encoding glucose-6-phosphate dehydrogenase produces the protein MSETQKTADPCVMVIFGATGDLTKRKLFPALYNLAKDGHMPDNFAIVGVGRQEMLSEDFRTAMVENLKEFAGSRGDDGQIEWFCSRTYYTGGDFNDDKKLFADIKDMLRDVCASHEIPENFFYYMAIPPSMFANVAQKIVKNGLGKEENGNWRRFIFEKPFGRDLESARKLNSDLLKILKEKQIYRIDHYLGKETVQNLLVFRFGNSIFEPIWSRNYIDHVQITVAETLGVEGRGGYYETAGALRDMIPNHIFQLLTLTAMEPPVSFDADSVRDEQAKILQALKFFTAEDALQFAVRGQYGDGVIDGKAAPEYRKEESVRPDSTVETFAALKLSIDNWRWADVPFYVRTGKRMATRHSSIVIQFKKAPFVLFRDTPIERLTTNRIEIHIQPDEGITLHFGAKIPGPIVKMGSVDMDFNYVDHFGEQISTGYERLLFDCMIGDATLFQRADMVESSWGIVTPILDVWSAIPPRDFPNYGSGTWGPADSELLLQKDGRAWKNTVHLPSSANEL, from the coding sequence ATGTCTGAAACGCAAAAAACTGCCGACCCGTGCGTGATGGTGATCTTTGGAGCCACAGGCGACCTCACGAAACGCAAGCTTTTCCCTGCCCTTTACAATCTCGCAAAAGACGGCCATATGCCGGACAACTTTGCGATCGTCGGCGTCGGCCGCCAGGAAATGCTCTCTGAGGATTTCAGGACGGCGATGGTCGAGAACCTAAAAGAGTTTGCCGGTTCACGCGGCGACGACGGTCAGATAGAGTGGTTCTGCTCGCGAACGTATTACACCGGCGGCGATTTCAACGACGACAAGAAGCTCTTTGCAGACATTAAAGATATGCTTCGCGACGTTTGTGCATCGCATGAGATACCTGAGAATTTCTTTTATTACATGGCGATCCCGCCGTCGATGTTCGCGAACGTCGCTCAAAAGATAGTGAAGAACGGCCTGGGTAAGGAAGAGAACGGAAACTGGCGGCGGTTCATTTTCGAAAAACCCTTTGGCCGCGATCTGGAATCGGCGCGCAAACTTAATTCCGACCTGCTAAAGATACTGAAAGAGAAACAGATCTATCGCATCGATCATTATCTTGGCAAAGAAACGGTCCAAAACCTGTTGGTGTTTCGCTTCGGCAACAGCATTTTCGAACCGATCTGGAGCCGCAACTACATCGACCACGTTCAGATCACCGTTGCTGAGACACTTGGTGTCGAGGGCCGCGGTGGATATTACGAAACCGCCGGAGCACTCCGGGATATGATCCCGAACCATATTTTCCAGTTACTGACGCTCACTGCGATGGAACCTCCGGTCTCATTCGATGCCGATTCTGTTCGCGATGAACAAGCCAAGATCCTGCAGGCCTTGAAGTTCTTTACGGCTGAGGATGCACTTCAGTTCGCGGTTCGCGGGCAGTATGGCGATGGAGTCATCGATGGCAAGGCGGCTCCGGAATATCGAAAGGAAGAAAGCGTAAGACCTGATTCGACGGTCGAGACATTCGCAGCCCTGAAACTTTCGATCGATAACTGGCGTTGGGCCGACGTCCCTTTCTACGTCAGGACCGGAAAGCGGATGGCGACCCGACATTCGAGTATCGTCATCCAATTCAAAAAGGCACCGTTCGTACTTTTCCGAGACACGCCGATCGAACGCCTGACCACGAACCGCATCGAGATACATATCCAGCCCGACGAAGGCATCACACTCCACTTTGGTGCGAAGATACCTGGCCCAATCGTCAAAATGGGCTCGGTCGATATGGATTTCAACTACGTGGATCATTTCGGCGAGCAGATATCCACGGGCTACGAAAGATTGCTTTTCGATTGCATGATCGGCGATGCCACGCTGTTCCAACGAGCGGACATGGTCGAATCGAGTTGGGGCATCGTCACACCGATCCTCGACGTTTGGTCAGCCATACCGCCCAGAGACTTTCCGAACTATGGATCGGGAACATGGGGTCCGGCGGATTCTGAATTGTTGCTGCAAAAGGACGGAAGGGCCTGGAAAAATACCGTACATTTACCGTCGTCCGCAAACGAGCTATGA
- the pgl gene encoding 6-phosphogluconolactonase — MTRPEITIFNDRYSLFASAADRFIDIGARAIRERSRFIVVLSGGSTPESLYSLLATEAYRNRIAWESVVFLFGDERNVQSDDERSNFRFANRTLFGPLAIPPGNIHRWMTELADPVETADRYDRLLIDLKDPVDLCLLGIGEDGHTASLFPDTAAINECDRLAVSNWVPQLGEIRFTMTFPAINASSEILFVVSGASKAKAVMKAIAGPPDAITCPASGVRPISGSLTWLLDEEAGSLVSGR; from the coding sequence ATGACCCGGCCCGAGATAACAATTTTCAATGATCGCTACAGCCTGTTTGCGTCGGCAGCCGACCGGTTCATTGATATCGGAGCTCGAGCGATCCGCGAACGAAGTCGGTTCATCGTCGTTCTCTCAGGCGGTTCGACGCCCGAGTCGCTTTATTCACTTTTGGCGACCGAAGCATATCGAAACCGCATAGCTTGGGAAAGCGTCGTATTTCTATTCGGCGATGAGCGGAACGTGCAAAGCGACGACGAGCGAAGCAATTTCCGTTTTGCGAACAGGACGCTTTTTGGACCGCTGGCGATCCCGCCAGGGAATATTCATCGGTGGATGACCGAGTTGGCTGATCCAGTCGAAACAGCGGATAGGTACGACCGCTTGCTAATCGATCTGAAAGATCCTGTCGATCTGTGTCTGCTGGGAATTGGCGAAGACGGTCACACCGCATCGTTATTTCCGGATACCGCGGCAATCAATGAATGCGATCGTCTCGCCGTTTCGAATTGGGTGCCGCAGCTCGGAGAGATCCGCTTCACGATGACGTTCCCGGCGATAAATGCATCGAGCGAGATTCTCTTTGTTGTCTCGGGTGCGAGCAAAGCCAAGGCTGTAATGAAAGCGATAGCTGGCCCACCGGACGCCATTACATGCCCCGCGAGCGGCGTCCGGCCGATAAGCGGCAGCCTCACCTGGCTTCTGGATGAAGAAGCGGGATCGCTTGTGTCCGGACGATAG
- a CDS encoding PhoH family protein, translating to MSNLQKLELPPQGLNTLFGVQDQNIKYLESLLDVNIGARGNELLIDGDPKDIETVENILNDFSELFGEGNSFTDKELKDAFKQIAEDRAYTLKDHFQRSRFNPSGKKTVAPKTANQRKYLDAIAANDLVFGIGVAGTGKSFLAVAMAVDALFKKQVSRIILTRPAVEAGERLGFLPGDLQDKVDPYLRPLYDALFDLVDAEKVTKMLEKRIIEIAPLAFMRGRTLSDAFIILDEAQNTTSEQMKMFLTRIGFGSKAVVTGDKTQIDLPRGQKSGIKEAEVVLRDLEGIDFVYFTEKDVVRHKLVQMIVKAYEEHSDRSEAAE from the coding sequence TTGAGCAATCTTCAAAAGTTAGAGCTACCGCCACAAGGACTGAATACGCTTTTCGGTGTTCAGGACCAGAACATCAAATATCTCGAATCTCTCCTGGACGTCAACATCGGAGCACGCGGCAACGAATTGTTGATCGACGGCGACCCGAAGGACATCGAAACTGTCGAAAATATCCTGAACGATTTCAGCGAGTTGTTTGGCGAGGGCAACTCGTTCACCGATAAAGAGCTGAAGGACGCATTCAAGCAGATCGCCGAGGATCGGGCCTACACTCTTAAAGATCACTTTCAAAGATCGCGATTCAACCCCTCCGGCAAAAAGACCGTTGCCCCGAAAACAGCTAATCAACGCAAATATCTAGATGCGATCGCCGCAAACGACCTCGTGTTCGGCATCGGCGTTGCCGGAACCGGAAAAAGCTTTCTTGCAGTGGCGATGGCGGTCGATGCATTGTTCAAAAAACAGGTTAGCCGCATTATCCTGACGCGTCCCGCCGTCGAAGCCGGCGAACGCCTCGGTTTTCTGCCCGGCGATCTGCAAGACAAGGTCGATCCTTATTTGCGTCCGCTGTACGACGCTCTGTTCGACCTCGTTGACGCTGAAAAGGTAACGAAGATGCTTGAGAAACGCATCATCGAGATCGCACCGCTCGCCTTTATGCGTGGCCGCACATTGAGCGACGCTTTCATCATCCTGGACGAGGCTCAGAACACGACCAGCGAGCAGATGAAGATGTTCCTGACGCGTATCGGCTTTGGCTCGAAGGCCGTCGTTACCGGCGACAAAACGCAGATCGACCTGCCTCGCGGCCAGAAGAGCGGCATCAAGGAAGCGGAGGTCGTACTCCGCGACCTCGAAGGCATCGATTTCGTATACTTCACCGAAAAAGATGTTGTCCGTCACAAGCTCGTGCAGATGATCGTAAAGGCATATGAGGAGCATTCGGATCGATCTGAGGCCGCAGAATGA